A region from the Podarcis raffonei isolate rPodRaf1 chromosome 11, rPodRaf1.pri, whole genome shotgun sequence genome encodes:
- the TMEM8B gene encoding transmembrane protein 8B isoform X4: MPHSFGSMGGLPLAEVLPPSVLNSTQRPAPSPGPAASECCRPIRPTLRNELDTFSVHFYIFFGPNVSVPPDRPAIFAINLLPILDSGGALNLELRLNVSSLRGENATVFACLNHEVPLASEENSSVTCETELLAGYLLSINATAPLTRLRIPYPQTGSWYLSLRMLCAADRGLEPCGNVTAEVYLRTYLSPCINDCGPYGQCKLLRTNNYLYAACECKAGWSGWGCTDNTAAFSYGFQLLSTLLLCLSNLMFVPPVVIAVRSNYILEAAVYIFTMFFSTFYHACDQPGIVVFCIMDYDVLQFCDFLGSLMSVWVTVIAMARLQMVIKQVLYLLGAMLLSMALQLDRHGLWNLLGPSLFALGIMAVAWTARSIRRRHCYPPTWQRWTFYLLPGALIAASAVLLYAFVETEENYFYIHSIWHMLIAGSVGFLLPPQAKPESPGLAGPLPRRKGCGYQLCINEQEELGLVDPGAGASVTSVCTS; encoded by the exons ATGCCCCACTCCTTTGGCTCCATGGGGGGGCTGCCCCTGGCAGAGGTCCTGCCCCCCTCTGTGCTCAACAGCACCCAGCGCCCGGCACCCAGCCCAGGGCCAGCGGCCAGCGAGTGCTGCCGCCCCATCCGCCCCACCCTGCGCAACGAGCTGGACACCTTCTCCGTCCACTTCTACATCTTCTTTGGCCCCAACGTCTCGGTGCCCCCCGACCGACCGGCCATCTTTGCCATCAACCTCCTGCCCATCCTGGACAGCGGAGGAGCCCTCAACCTGGAGCTCAGGCTGAATGTG TCCTCTCTACGAGGGGAGAACGCCACCGTTTTTGCCTGCCTGAATCACGAGGTCCCGTTGGCGTCCGAAGAGAACTCCTCAGTCACCTGCGAGACAG AGCTGCTGGCAGGGTACCTCCTGTCCATCAACGCCACGGCCCCCCTGACCCGCTTGCGGATCCCGTACCCCCAGACTGGGAGCTGGTACCTGAGTCTGCGCATGCTCTGTGCTGCCGACCGTGG ACTGGAGCCCTGTGGCAACGTGACGGCCGAGGTCTACCTGCGCACTTATCTGTCCCCCTGCATTAACGACTGCGGCCCCTACGGCCAGTGCAAGCTCCTGCGCACCAACAACTACCTGTATGCGGCCTGCGAGTGCAAAGCGG gctgGAGCGGCTGGGGCTGCACCGACAACACAGCCGCCTTCTCCTATGGCTTCCAGCTCCTCTCcaccctccttctctgcctcagCAACCTCATGTTTGTGCCTCCGGTGGTGATTGCTGTCCGGAGCAACTACATCCTGGAGGCTGCTGTCTACATCTTCACCATGTTCTTCTCCACG TTCTACCACGCCTGTGACCAGCCGGGCATCGTGGTCTTCTGCATCATGGACTACGACGTGCTGCAGTTCTGCGACTTCTTGGGGTCCCTCATGTCCGTCTGGGTCACCGTCATTGCCATGGCCCGCCTCCAGATGGTCATTAAGCAG GTGCTGTACCTTCTGGGCGCCATGCTGCTCTCCATGGCCTTGCAGCTGGATCGACACGGGCTCTGGAACCTCCTGGGCCCCAGCCTCTTTGCCTTAGGGATCATGGCCGTCGCCTGG ACGGCACGTAGCATCCGCCGGAGGCACTGCTACCCTCCCACATGGCAGCGCTGGACCTTCTACCTGCTGCCCGGAGCGCTGATCGCGGCCTCGGCGGTGCTGCTCTACGCCTTTGTGGAGACAGAGGAGAACTACTTCTACATCCACAGCATCTGGCACATGCTCATCGCCGGCAGCGtgggcttcctgctgcccccccagGCCAAACCCGAGTCCCCCGGCCTGGCCGGCCCCCTCCCTCGCCGGAAAGGCTGCGGCTACCAGCTGTGCATCAACGAACAGGAGGAGCTGGGCCTGGTGGACCCCGGGGCGGGGGCCTCCGTCACCAGCGTctgcaccagctga